Genomic segment of Panicum virgatum strain AP13 chromosome 2K, P.virgatum_v5, whole genome shotgun sequence:
CCACCGCTCACACTCCTCTGGCAAAAGACTCAGATATCTGAAACCGCTTTGAGAGCACCACTTCCGCCCAACCGTCACCGAGATCACCACTGCACCTTGCTCGCTAGCTCAAGTCCTCCAGCACCCCATGGGCCCTCTGCACCTTGCCGCCAACACAAAGACCTTGCGCACCTCCTCTGCCACTGCACACGGGCCATCCAGACCACCCCCACACTGCCACAAGCCGATATGAGTCTCCAAAAGCGGCGCCTCCAAGGAGGTTACGACGCAAATGGCGCCGTCGTCGCTCATACAGTAGACTGGACCGGATTTTCACCCCAAGACCCCATATTTCAGGACGCGGCTCCCCATAGTGATGCCCCCAACAGGGAGAACGACGCCCCAAGACGCCGTCACCACTACCACCTGCAAGAGAGCCGGTGAAGGCTTTCGCCCAGATGAACACGCGCCTTACGCACGATCACAGACAAGCAGTAGCAAACAAGCTCCTCGCCGCCCCCGCAACTCCACTGCCACTGCCGGGAAGATGGCCCGGAACATCCGAATAATGCCGCCATGACACCGCGAGAACGTACCTGTGCTGGGAGCACCCAGCGCAAATCCACCCGGCCCCACCACCAAGGCGACGCCGAAACCGTACAGCCGTCGAGGAGAGGTGAAGGAGAGCACCACCGTCCCCACTGCCCGCAAGCAGATGTCCGCCAGCACCACCTCCCGACCACCATGGCCAAGAGCAGCCAGCCACTaggcgtcccccccccccccacagggCCACCCGCGGCAATGAGCCCACTGCGCCCTGCACCTTGcagaccgccgccgctgcctcccctGCACAAgggccacgccggtgcgccccGGTCCCTGCGCAGACCGCCGTCCACGCCTTGCGCCGGCTCAGGCACCACAAGAACCACTGTGACTGCACCATCGCCACCACCAATGCCGCCCGCACCAGCcgaggccgccgtcgccgccgttttCCGGCACCACCCGCCGCCACCGGACCCCCACACATCGCCCAGCCACAGAAGCGCGCCCCCCACCGCGCAGCCCCCGGATCCGGCCGGGACGACGCCGGATCTGAAGGCcacagccaccgccgccacagGGGTGGCCCGCGCCGACGAGCCGGCTTCGGGGCCCTGGGAGGTCGCGCCCTCCCAAATCAgccggagaggaggggggaggccacgccgccgccttccccacgAGCCACGCGAGACGCCGGCGGCCCGCtcaggcagcggcgcggcgggaggccgcgggagtagcggcggcggcggctagggtttggggctccCACGCCGCCTGTGCGAGGACGACGCAGGAGTTTTCTCCGTCTTCGCATCGCCGCTTGTGCTACTTGCATTATTCGTTAGGTTCATTGGAATCTTTCAAGCGGCTTCACGTTTGTTCAAAATTCTAGATCGGCCTGAGATTTATGCAGAATTTGATCAGTTTGTGCTAAATCCCGTAAAATTCGTAAACACCTGGCGAGCACTTGCTTCTTCGGAACACATGGAGGCAGAATGGTTGAAGCAAAATGTTGACTTCAGCCGCACATGGTCTTCAGTATGTCCACGGCGTGTTCCAAAAGAAGGAACATGTGCGAGAAAATGGTAGCGACCGCAGCAACTGATCGAGCTCAGAATGTCAAAGTTCGTGGCCACGCGCCGCGACCAAGGAATTCAGCATGTGCTGCATCAGTGAGGCAAGCTctgtcagttttttttttttgaagaaataagCTCTGGCAGTTTTCTCAGCCTGATCTATGCAGCAGGCCGACCAGGTCCAATCTTAAGTCAAACCAAAATTATTTAGggtctgtttagttcattttgcaaaaaaaaattgcaaaggaatcttggtcatttgaagtactaaatgaagtctatttgcaaaactttttgcatagatgagttgtaaatcgcgagacgaatctaatgatgctaattaatccatgtttaatcaataatcagcgaatgattactgtagcatcactgttgcaaatcatggattaagtaggctcattagattcgtctcgctatttacagcccatccatgcaaaaattttgtaaatagacttcatttagtacttcaaattagtaaaattccgTTGTAAAATAATGCGTTTACggtgtttttgcgtttacatgtaaaaaacTAAACAGGGTCTTATACTACTTTTCTGCTAGCTAAGCCCGTCAGCAACAGATCATCACCGGCTTCTCAGGCCATGCAGAATTCCATACATTCACAAGACATTTCACAGTGTCACCCTACAGAAGCTGCCCAGCATGGTCCGCATGTAAATCATATTAAACATCCAAAAGGGCTTGGGGGAACTGGCAACCAATGCATCATATGAGGAGCTTCATATAAAAGGGTACTTTTCATAGGTTTGTTTCGCCTTTGTTTTGGGTCTCCAAAATACCAAAATACATCAAGCAGTTTTTGTTGAAACTGCAATAAACGGCATCATAGCGTTCTATTCCAGAGACGCGCAGGGTTCTCCACTAGCTGTAATTCGCGGAAAGATATTCCATAATTGCAGTGAACTCTGAATTGCAGCATCTGCATCCGCTCACATCAACGGCGCCTGCGTCTCGGCCCTGCCTGAGAGGATCCTCCCGGTCTTCCACCCGCCACAGGGCCTGGGGCAGGATGTGGTGCACCAACCTCCGTGGGAGCTGGGCCTGGATGAGCACTACTCGGCGAAGATCCTCCAGGGCTTCCACCTACCACAGGGCCTGGACCAGGATGCGGTGCAGCACCCGCCGAGGGGGCTGGGCCTGGATGAGCATGGCTCAGTCCTTCCTGGGAGGATCCTTCAGGGCTTGCACCCGCCACAGAGCCTGGGCCAGGATGTGGCGCACCACCTGCCGCAGGAGCTGGGACTGGTTGAGTTACCCCAGCCGCTGCACTACCTGGGACTGCAGGAGGTGCTCCGCCCGCAGGCACGGCCAGATTATCCAGCAGTTGTTGACGGTAGTGCCTTGCAACAGCATCATCCTGTGTTTGCAGTAACAAAGATATGGTTAATACTCGATTGAAATCTTCAATCTAGTGTAAGTGGGGTAATGGTCGATTAGAGACAGTTGACGAATCGAGAGCAAGACTCACCCTAAGGCCGTTGTCGAATGTCCCGTCTCTCAGAGCCTCAGGAAGATGAGTTTGCAGCGCAATATGGGCCCTACAACAGAGTATGAGAtgagcatttttttttgtttttgaaaaggaAGAGATTAGCATAGTTGGGTGGGAAGAAATGTTGCATGTTATAAAGTAAGTTCCTAGTGCAAATGACAGCACACCTGGGATCATCCGTCAGCCTGAGGTAGCAGCGGACAATGTGCTTCAGCAATCTGGTGGAGGGCTGTTCAGCCACCATTCTTGCTAAAACAATGGCTATCCCAAAAAAACGTTCCGGGGTGGCACAGATGTACTGTAACCCAGCTTCATCTAGAATGATCTTTTGGACAATGAAAGTGGCCACCTGCATATGCATTTGACTGATTAGTAAATTAACACAATGGTTAACAGATTAGTAGAATTTACATTTAACTCCATCTGCAAAGAGAGACCTAGGCTCCTACTCAACTTCCTGAGGTTTTTGGAGAAGAGATGGTTACAAAGAGGTTAGAAGTATTTATTCTGCTATTGAAATTAGCAGCAAAAGATAGTTGCTGAAAAAAGCAACGATATTGAACAGTTTTAGCACCTCCTTTCATAAGCCTCATTTTATGCTTCGAAGTTGTAAGTTGATTGGTGACTGCTTGGCTACATTTTAGAACATACAGTCTACCTCATCTAAAGTTCTAAACAACATGTCAACTATATGATACATTGGCAAAAGGTAGCATACTTGTACCATGCGAGGTAAGGTACTCCAGATCTGGGCAACACATGGGAGAATGTGAACTTACACCAGGTGATTCAAGATTGTTTTTCATGCAAATTGTAGACAGCCTAGCATACTAAGAAATGTAACATGACATGGCATGGATGAGAAGAGGTAAAAGACGATGATATGACATACTGTTTTTGAAAGTTCACTGCCTGTCTCCATGATTCGCAAGCATAGAGGAATGATGTGACCATCTAGCAGGGTATTGACAACTTCAGTATCATCAACCTGCATGTATCACAAGACAAAGAAACTTCTTTCTCATTTGCAGAATTAGTGTTTGATAAAAAACAACAAATGGACCTTGACCGTGAATTTATCGCTGTTAGGGTAACAGCTCATATTGCTACCAAAATAGCAAGATTGAACATGAGAAATGTTCCCATGAAAGAAATCTCACAAACCTTCCACAAATCCTTAAGCATTCTTGCATGTGGGGCATGttgtcttttttctttttttgaaaaaaactaGTGGGGCATGTTGTCATGTGTGCCTTCTGATCACAATTTACATGGCATTGCTTTCGAGTAGCATTCTTGATTTCGTGGTATCTAGATGGATTAAGGGCATTCTGCTAAAACCATGACAAATCATTCAAGAAATGGAGCAGGGAAACATTAAAGGTTTACAGTAAACCTGCTTGAAGTTAAAgagttagttatcttttacttcCATAAAAAAAggacgtacccagtgccgtaggctcccgcactgtgcggggtctgggggagGTTATTAGCGGGAGGTCTTTCCCACACACCGTGCAATATGTAGAGATCACCGCTCGAACCTGTGACCTCTCGGTTCACAGGCAGCAAGCACTACCACTTCCATAGGGAACAAAAATGGTTGCCTCATAACTTTCATGGCTATCTAAGCTGGGGAATATGAACATGAATCTCCACTGattattgcattgcatgtttagTGAAGCAAATCCAGGCCTTTTTACTCACGTGTTGGAGGGAATGTAACAAATCTTCTCAGTTGTGTAAAATTCTATGTATAAATTACCTTAACAAGAGCACCAAACACACCAAGAGCGGTGAGGCGCAGGTACTCAAAAGATCTGGCATTGCTGGTAGTGTTCAAAAATGGGTATAGGTACTCAGTAAATTCAGCTGCAAAAACAAAGGACGAAATGAGAGGGAGTGAATAACTAATGATAACATAACCAGCAAACAAAGTTCcataataaaaattaaaaaaatccaaaatactCCGGAATATTTACTACAGCAGCTAACATAAACCAAACTTGTATTAACC
This window contains:
- the LOC120661814 gene encoding CCR4-NOT transcription complex subunit 9-like isoform X4, which translates into the protein MFPDLAPLMWHSFGTMFVLLQSVASHPETRIPFLKAEFTEYLYPFLNTTSNARSFEYLRLTALGVFGALVKVDDTEVVNTLLDGHIIPLCLRIMETGSELSKTVATFIVQKIILDEAGLQYICATPERFFGIAIVLARMVAEQPSTRLLKHIVRCYLRLTDDPRAHIALQTHLPEALRDGTFDNGLRDDAVARHYRQQLLDNLAVPAGGAPPAVPGSAAAGVTQPVPAPAAGGAPHPGPGSVAGASPEGSSQEGLSHAHPGPAPSAGAAPHPGPGPVVGGSPGGSSPSSAHPGPAPTEVGAPHPAPGPVAGGRPGGSSQAGPRRRRR
- the LOC120661814 gene encoding CCR4-NOT transcription complex subunit 9-like isoform X3, producing MKLEEQLVLKLYNPELRESALVELSKKREMFPDLAPLMWHSFGTMFVLLQSVASHPETRIPFLKAEFTEYLYPFLNTTSNARSFEYLRLTALGVFGALVKVDDTEVVNTLLDGHIIPLCLRIMETGSELSKTVATFIVQKIILDEAGLQYICATPERFFGIAIVLARMVAEQPSTRLLKHIVRCYLRLTDDPRAHIALQTHLPEALRDGTFDNGLRDDAVARHYRQQLLDNLAVPAGGAPPAVPGSAAAGVTQPVPAPAAGGAPHPGPGSVAGASPEGSSQEGLSHAHPGPAPSAGAAPHPGPGPVVGGSPGGSSPSSAHPGPAPTEVGAPHPAPGPVAGGRPGGSSQAGPRRRRR
- the LOC120661814 gene encoding CCR4-NOT transcription complex subunit 9-like isoform X2, with the translated sequence MFPDLAPLMWHSFGTMFVLLQEIMSFYPALSPPMLSASVSNRACNVLALLQSVASHPETRIPFLKAEFTEYLYPFLNTTSNARSFEYLRLTALGVFGALVKVDDTEVVNTLLDGHIIPLCLRIMETGSELSKTVATFIVQKIILDEAGLQYICATPERFFGIAIVLARMVAEQPSTRLLKHIVRCYLRLTDDPRAHIALQTHLPEALRDGTFDNGLRDDAVARHYRQQLLDNLAVPAGGAPPAVPGSAAAGVTQPVPAPAAGGAPHPGPGSVAGASPEGSSQEGLSHAHPGPAPSAGAAPHPGPGPVVGGSPGGSSPSSAHPGPAPTEVGAPHPAPGPVAGGRPGGSSQAGPRRRRR
- the LOC120661814 gene encoding CCR4-NOT transcription complex subunit 9-like isoform X1, encoding MKLEEQLVLKLYNPELRESALVELSKKREMFPDLAPLMWHSFGTMFVLLQEIMSFYPALSPPMLSASVSNRACNVLALLQSVASHPETRIPFLKAEFTEYLYPFLNTTSNARSFEYLRLTALGVFGALVKVDDTEVVNTLLDGHIIPLCLRIMETGSELSKTVATFIVQKIILDEAGLQYICATPERFFGIAIVLARMVAEQPSTRLLKHIVRCYLRLTDDPRAHIALQTHLPEALRDGTFDNGLRDDAVARHYRQQLLDNLAVPAGGAPPAVPGSAAAGVTQPVPAPAAGGAPHPGPGSVAGASPEGSSQEGLSHAHPGPAPSAGAAPHPGPGPVVGGSPGGSSPSSAHPGPAPTEVGAPHPAPGPVAGGRPGGSSQAGPRRRRR